One region of Pongo pygmaeus isolate AG05252 chromosome 21, NHGRI_mPonPyg2-v2.0_pri, whole genome shotgun sequence genomic DNA includes:
- the LOC129021312 gene encoding CMP-N-acetylneuraminate-beta-galactosamide-alpha-2,3-sialyltransferase 1-like, whose amino-acid sequence MPGESDWFDRRFDSTVEPLQRPQDPMSNDALILWLGLERVKSEKEVENKQQQLIKAPPLCPLGHVVSNCWVCAVVGNSMSLRSSGLGFRINQHEVVLRMNQAPVRGFEADVGNRTTMRIIYPGIASPWDPSTQLLLLPLNSSGLEWFLSVLHKQTSMWKQKKPWVLVISLYFLRYIQRSWLENHGQYPSLEFVALLYALHTCDQIPALDFLGFFRHTSCLTPSHTLLPLPGMPFPCLPGESSLLSIYNEEQLVGALFSGLWGHYEYLESVFLEEGELHSPPSSKRRPGTLVVE is encoded by the exons aTGCCTGGCGAGTCTGACTGGTTTGACAGACGCTTCGACAGCACCGTTGAACCCCTACAGAGGCCACAAGATCCCATGTCCAATGATGCTCTGATATTGTGGCTG GGACTCGAGAGGGTCAAGTCAGAGAAGGAGGTTGAGAATAAGCAGCAGCAGCTGATTAAAGCACCTCCCCTATGCCCACTGGGCCATGTGGTGTCCAACTGCTGGGTCTGTGCAGTGGTGGGAAACTCAATGTCTCTACGGAGCTCTGGCCTTGGCTTCAGGATTAATCAACATGAAGTGGTCCTCAG GATGAACCAGGCCCCTGTCCGAGGCTTTGAGGCAGATGTGGGGAACAGGACCACCATGCGCATTATCTACCCTGGGATTGCCAGCCCTTGGGACCCCAGTACCCAACTGCTGCTGCTTCCGTTGAATTCATCTGGTCTGGAGTGGTTCTTAAGTGTACTGCATAAACAGACAAGCATGTGGAAGCAAAAAAAACCCTGG GTGCTGGTGATCAGCCTCTACTTCCTCAGGTATATCCAGAGAAGTTGGCTGGAGAACCACGGTCAGTATCCGTCCTTGGAGTTTGTGGCTCTGTTGTATGCCTTGCATACCTGTGACCAG ATTCCCGCACTGGACTTCTTGGGGTTCTTCAGACATACCAGCTGCCTCACGCCTTCTCACaccctgctccctctgcctggaatgcccttcccttGTCTCCCAGGGGAATCCTCTCTTCTCTCAATATATAATGAAGAACAACTAGTTGGTGCTCTCTTTTCTGGGCTCTGGGGTCACTATGAGTATTTAGAGTCTGTCTTCCTTGAAGAAGGTGAACTCCATTCTCCTCCCAGCTCCAAGAGGAGGCCTGGCACACTAGTGGTTGAGTGA
- the C21H20orf173 gene encoding uncharacterized protein C20orf173 homolog, with protein MKRWQIFVLWVFWVLILWLMTPYLDLTPESAPQEKRMYLVPWRCNCPWFSSGKCGCPSETLNCSSCHHTADEWNWLDACSRKTMGYLMRTRESMTSDTVLWWLGMNSGSELGKLWRKLFKGIPRLSVSHFDFYCGTCVLLGRPQILQGSSLGNDIDQCPMVFRNASDRGSWMQLEMLLQKLSDLVWTSDALSDEISEDGLVP; from the exons ATGAAGCGCTGGCAGATTTTTGTCCTGTGGGTCTTTTGGGTGCTCATCCTCTGGCTGATGACCCCCTATCTGGATCTGACACCTGAATCAGCACCCCAGGAAAAACGCATGTACTTGGTACCATGGCGTTGCAACTGCCCTTGGTTCAGTTCCGGGAAGTGTGGCTGCCCTTCTGAGACCCTCAACTGCTCCTCCTGCCACCACACAGCTGATGAATGGAACTGGCTTGATGCGTGCTCCAGGAAGACCATGGGGTACCTGATGAGGACAAGAGAGTCTATGACCTCTGACACTGTGCTCTGGTGGTTG GGCATGAACTCAGGGAGCGAGCTTGGGAAATTGTGGAGGAAGCTGTTTAAAGGGATTCCCAGGCTCTCAGTGAGCCATTTTGATTTCTATTGTGGGACTTGTGTGCTGTTGGGGCGCCCACAGATCCTGCagggctccagccttggcaacgaCATCGACCAATGCCCCATGGTTTTCAG GAATGCCAGTGACCGGGGCTCCTGGATGCAGCTGGAGATGCTACTGCAGAAGCTCTCTGACCTGGTGTGGACTTCAGACGCTCTAAGTGATGAG ATTTCGGAAGACGGTCTGGTTCCCTAG